The segment TGAGTTCCGTCAGTCGCTGCACCGAGGCCTCCGCCGCGGAGATCCGCGCCCGCAGGTCGACGGCGCTGCCGGTCACGTCGGTCTCATCGACGCTCGTGGACAGCACGGTGCCGATGCCGTCCAACACCGTCATGACCTCGACGAGGTCGGCGGCGGGAACCCGGACCGTCACCCAGCCGCTGCCGCGAGGGCGTACGGCCGAGTCGGTCGGGGCGGCGTCGTCGGAGCCGATGCGGAGCGACTCCACACGCCCGCCGTGCTCGGCAGCCAGCGCCGTGATCGCATCCGCCGCCGTGCGGAGTTCGTCGACGCGCAGGGTGGCCGAGCCGTTGACGATCACCTCGCGTGTCGCCGCGGCCGGAGCCTCGGCGACCGATCCGGCCGCGCCGCCGCCCATGTCCGCCGATTCGCGGGAATCGTCGCCGGTCACGAGATGCCAGCCCGCATTCGGACTCTCCGACGCCGCATCCGCGCCGCCGGCCGCGGCGCCCAGTCCGTTCAGCGCCGCCGGCGTCACCACGACGCCCACGGCGAAGGCTGCGGCGACCCCGGCCGCGGTGAGCCAGCCGCGACGTCGCGCTCGCGCCTTCGACGGCGATGCGGGTCGTGCGGCCCGGCGCTCGCCTGCGATGCGTTCGAACACCGCCTCTTCGATGCGTGCGATGCGCTCCTCCGACAGGGCGGGCAGATCCGGCCCTTCGGGCCGGTTCCCGGCAGGGGGGCGTGCGTCGGTGTTCATGCGGGCTCCGTCTTGGTGACCGTTCCGCGCAGGCGGGTGCGCACGCGGGAGAGACGATTGCGGATCACGGCGTGGCTGACGCCGAGCTCTTCGGCCGCCGCACCGTAGGCGTAGCCCTCGGTCGCGCACAGGCGGAAGATCTCGCGATCGAGTGCACTCATGCCGCCGAGTTCGTCGGCGATGCGGGCCGCGAGCTCGGCGGTCACGACCTGTTCCTCGACATCGACGGGATCGGGGATGGTCTCATCCGGCGCCTCGGTCGTCCTTGCTCGATCGCGGCGGATGCGTCGCAGCCGGTTGGCCGACTGGAAGCGGCAGATCGTCGCGAGCCACGGCAGCAGTGAGTCACCCGCGAGCACGAGGCCGGGAAGCTTGCGCCAGGCGACCACGAAGGTCTCCTGCACCACGTCCTCGGCCTCGCCGGGATCCTCGAGGATGCCGTGGGCGAGCCAGTACACCGGGCGCACGTAGGCGGTACAGCGTGCGGAAGGCGTGTTCGCTCCCGTTCACCGCCTGCGCGACGAGCACCGCATCCGACGCGTTCGTCATGTTCGCACCGCCCCCGTCATCCTGCTCCGATCGCTGTCCGCTGGAATCGCCCCTCGCTCTGAGAGTGTCGCGTGCAGACGAATCGTCTCAGATCGGCCGGCGACATCTTCTCGGATGACGGTCGAGCCGGTCGGATCGGCTAGCATGGCAGGGCGAGAGGGAGTATCCCGACTCACGCGTTCGTCATCACGGAGCCGTTCGGCTTCCGGGCGCGTGCCGCCTCGGCGGGGGAGAGACTTTCGGTTCTCCGCCGACCTCTCTCGAAAGGTGCCACGTCCTCGTGGAAATCCCCGTCTGGTTCGAAATCACCTCCATGGCGGTCGTCGTCGCCATCCTCATCGGCGACCTCCTGCTCATCCGGCTGCGCCCGCACATCCCCAGCGCCAAGGAGTCGACCCTGTGGGTCGTCTTCTACGTCTCGCTGGCGCTGATCTTCGCGGGGCTCCTCTGGGCGGTCTCCGGTGGGCACACCGCGGGCGACTTCATCACCGGATGGGCGCTGGAGTACAGCCTCTCCATCGACAACCTGTTCGTGTTCGTGCTCATCATGGGCCAGTTCGCGGTGCCCCGCCGTCTGCAGCAGCAGGTGCTCATGATCGGCATCATCATCGCCCTCGTGCTGCGCGGCATCTTCATCCTGCTGGGCGTCGCCGTGATCGAGCACTTCTCGCCGATCTTCTACCTCTTCGGTGCTTTCCTCATCTGGACCGCGATCCGGCAGGCCATGCCGGAAGGCGATCACGACGACGACGTGCGCCGCGAGAACTTCCTCGTGCGGCTCATCCGCCGCGGGGTCGACATCAGCGACGAGTACGACGGGAACAGGCTGCGCACGGTCGTCGACGGCAAGCGCATGTTCACCCCCATGGTGATCGTGTTCGTGGCGATCGGCGTGACCGACCTCATGTTCGCCGTCGACTCGATCCCGGCGATCTTCAGCATCACCTCGAACGGGTTCATCGTCTTCACCGCCAACGTCTTCGCTCTCATGGGGCTGCGTCAGCTGTACTTCCTGCTGGGTGGTCTGCTCGACAAGCTCCGTTACCTGCACTACGGCATCGCCGTGATCCTCGGGTTCATCGGCGTCAAGCTCATCCTGCACGCGATGAACCACAACGAGCTGGCCTTCATCAACGGCGGAAAGCCGATCGAGTGGGCGCCCGATATCAGCACGTGGGCATCTCTCGGCGTCATCGTCGTGTCGATGACGGTCGCCACGGTGGCGAGCCTGATCGCGGCGGCCAAGGACAAGCGCGCCGCCGCCCGAGACGACCCGGCTGTCCACGGGTGACCTCTGGGCCCTGCACGGCGGTGTAAACTGACCGCCATGCAGTCGGTGGCGCTCCTCCTTAGCAGCCGCGACGAGACCTCGTTCTTCTAGGCCTCCCTCGTCGCGGAGTTTCTGCGCGGGCCGCACCCGAAAACAGGAATAGGCAGCATGAGCACCGAAGCGAATACCTCTATCCGTCCGCGGACGCTGGCCGAGAAGCTCTGGGACGACCACCTGGTCGTCAAAGGCGAGAACGGCGAACCAGACCTCATCTACATCGACCTGCACCTCGTGCACGAAGTCACCAGCCCGCAGGCCTTCGACGGGCTGCGCTCCGAGGGGCGTCCGTTGCGGCGCCTCGACCTGACGATCGCCACGGAGGATCACAACACGCCCACGCTCGACATCGACAAGCCCATCGCTGATCTCACCAGCCGCACGCAGATCGAGACGCTGCGCCGCAACGCCGAGGAGTTCGGTGTGCGGCTGCACCCGCTGGGCGATGCGGAGCAGGGCATCGTGCACGTGGTCGGCCCGCAGCTGGGGCTGACGATGCCGGGGATCACGGTCGTGTGCGGCGACTCGCACACCTCGACACACGGGGCATTCGGATCGATGGCGTTCGGCATCGGCACCAGCGAGGTCGAGCACGTCATGGCCACGCAGACGCTGCCGCTGAAGCCCTTCAAGACCATGGCCATCACCGTCGAGGGCGAGTTGCGCCCCGGTGTGACGGCGAAAGACATCATCCTCGCCGTGATCGCCAAGATCGGCACCGGCGGCGGCCAGGGCTACGTGCTCGAGTACCGCGGCAGCGCCATCCGCTCCCTCTCGATGGAGGGGCGCATGACGATCTGCAACATGTCGATCGAGGCGGGCGCCCGTGCCGGCATGGTTGCCCCCGACGAGACCACCTTCGCCTACGTGCGGGGGCGCGAGCACGCACCCAAAGGTCAGGACTGGGAGGATGCGGTCGCGTACTGGAAGACGCTGCCGACCGATGAGGGCGCCGTGTTCGACGCCGAGGTCTTCATCGACGCGAACGAGCTCGAGCCGTTCGTCACCTGGGGCACGAACCCCGGCCAGGGCTCCTCGCTGTCGTCGTCGGTGCCGAATCCTGCCGAGATCGCCGACCCGAATCAGCGAGCCTCGGCCGAGCGTGCGCTGGAGTACATGGATCTGACCCCCGGCACCCCGCTCAAGGAGATCGCCGTCGACGCGGTGTTCATGGGCTCGTGCACGAACAGCCGCATCGAAGACCTCCGCGCCTTCGCGTCGATCATCAAGGGCAAGAAGAAGGCCGAGGGCGTGCGCGTCATGGTCGTCCCTGGCTCCGCGCGAGTGCGCCTGGAGGCCGAGGCCGAGGGCCTCGACAAGGTCTTCACCGAGTTCGGGGCCGAGTGGCGCTTCGCCGGATGCTCGATGTGCCTGGGTATGAACCCCGACCAGCTCGCCCCCGGCGAGCGCTGCGCATCGACCTCCAACCGCAACTTCGAGGGGCGCCAGGGCAAGGGCGGGCGCACGCACCTGGTCTCGCCGCTGGTCGCCGCGGCGACCGCCGTGCGGGGCACGTTGTCGAGCCCCGGCGATCTGGAGGCCGATGCCCTCGCCACCGCCGGCACCGAGCAGGGAGCACGCTGACATGGAGAAGTTCACCACGCACACCGGGATCGCCGCGCCGCTGAAGCGCTCCAACGTCGACACCGATCAGATCATCCCCGCCGTCTTCCTCAAGCGGGTCACGAAGACCGGGTTCGACGACGCGCTCTTCCACGCCTGGCGACAGGACCCCGACTTCGTGCTCAACCAGGAGCCCTTCCAGGGGGCCTCCGTGCTCGTCGCGGGCCCCGACTTCGGCACCGGCTCCAGCCGCGAGCACGCCGTCTGGGCACTGCGCGATTTCGGTTTCACGGTCGTGCTGAGCCCGCGCTTCGCCGACATCTTCCGCGGCAACAGCGGCAAGCAGGGCCTGCTGGCCGCGACGATCGACGAGGCCGATCTCGAGCGCATCTGGGCGCTCATCGACGAAGAGCCCGGTCGCAGCATCACCGTGGATCTCGAATCGCGCACGGCACGCATCGGCGACTTCCAGGCCGATATCGGCGTCGACGATTACACTAGGTGGCGGCTCCTCGAAGGGCTCGACGACATCGGGCTCACGCTTCGCAACGAAGACAAGATCGCGCAGTTCGAGGCGCGCCGAGAGGCGTGGCGGCCACGGACCCTGCCCGTTCACTGACGCGGCTCGCCGCCCGTGAGCCGAAGGGGGTATCCGCCCCACGTGGCTCCGGCTGCGGCCCGTGAACGAGGAGAGACCCTGGGTATGACGAGAGCGATGCAGGACGACACGATCGTCGACGCCGGAACCTCGCTGAGCGGCGACGTGCTGGCCATTCGCGGAGGGCATCCGCTGCGCGGACGCGTCGATGTCAAGGGCGCGAAGAACCTGGCGACCAAGGCCATGGTGGCTTCGCTGCTCGGCGAGACCTCCAGCGTGCTGCGCGATGTCCCCGTGCTCAGCGACGTGGCCGTGGTCCGTTCGCTGCTCGAGGTGCACGGCGTGCGCGTCTCCGAGGGCGACGAGACCGGATCGCTCGTGCTGGACCCGCGCGACGTCGAGTCGGCCCACTTCGAAGAGATCGACGCGCACGCGGGGGCCTCGCGCATCCCGATCCTGTTCTGCGGCCCGCTGCTGCACCGCCTCGGCCAGGCCTTCATCCCCGATCTCGGCGGATGCCGCATCGGCGACCGGCCCATCGACTTCCACCTCGACGCGCTGCGCAAGTTCGGCGCGATCGTCGAGAAGCTGCCCAGCGGCATCCGCCTCTCCGCCCCGGACGGGCTCAAGGGCGCGAACATCCATCTGCCGTACCCGAGCGTGGGCGCGACCGAGCAGGTGCTGCTGACGGCCGTGCGCGCCAAGGGCGAGACCGAGCTGCGCAACGCCGCCATCGAGCCCGAGATCATGGATCTCATCGCGCTGCTGCAGAAGATGGGCGCGATCATCTCCTACGAGCCGAACCGAGTGATCCTCATCGAGGGCGTCGAGACGCTGCGCGGCTACGACCACCGCTGCATCTTCGACCGCAACGAGGCCGCATCCTGGGCGAGCGCGGCCATCGCCACCGACGGCGAGATCTTCGTCGGCGGTGCGAAGCAGCAGGAGATGCTGACCTTCCTCAACGTGTTCCGCAAGGCGGGCGGCTGGTTCGACGTGCACGAGGACGGCATCCTGTTCCGCCGCGCCGGCGATCTTCAGCCCGTGATCATCGAGACGGATGTGCACCCCGGGTTCATGACCGACTGGCAGCAGCCGCTGACCGTCGCGCTGACCCAGGCGCACGGTCGCTCGATCGTGCACGAGACGGTGTACGAGAACCGGATGGGCTTCACCGACGCGCTCGTGAAGATGGGCGCCGACATCGTCGTGCACCCGCACGGGCTGCAGGACGGACCGCGTCGCGTGCCGCGTCGCGACCTCGAGCAGGCCGCCGTGATCACCGGCCCCACGCCGCTGCGCGGCGCGAAGATCGTCGTGCCCGACCTTCGGGGCGGGTACAGCCATGTGATCGCCGCGCTCACCGCCTCGGGCGAGTCGACGGTCTCGGGCGTCGACATCCTCAACCGCGGCTACGAGAAGTTCCTGGCCAAGCTCGGCGCACTCGGGGCCGACTTCGACGTTCTGGGCTGATGGCCGGCGCTTCGCAGGAGAAGACGCGCCCCAGCCTGTTCTGGCTGCTGGCCGTCGTGGTCGTGCCGATCGTGTCGTTCCTCGCGCGCGTGGAGATCCGCGGCAGGGAGAAGCTGCCTCTGAAAGGGCCGTTCGTGCTCGCGCCGAACCACTATTCGGAGTTCGATCCGCTCATCGTCGCGCTGGCCGTATGGCGGATGGGGCGTGCGCCGCGGTTCATGGCCAAGGAGAGCCTGTTCCGCATCCCCGTCGTGGGCGCCGCCCTGCGTCGTACGGGCATGATCCCGGTCGCCCGCAGCTCCTCGGCCGCGGCCGCCAAGGCCACGATGGCGCAGTCGGCGACGTTGGTGGAGCACGGGCGAGGCGTCATCGTCTACCCGGAGGGAACGCTCACGCGCGATCCCGACCTGTGGCCGATGCGCGGGAAGTCGGGCGCGGTGCGCCTCGCGCTGGCGGGGGAGATCCCGCTCATCCCCATGGTGCAGTGGGGCACCCAGAAGATCATGGGCAGATACGGCAAGAGCATCAGCTTCTGGCCGCCGCGCAAGCGCGTGCAGGTCGTCGTCGGCGACCCCGTCGATCTGTCGGACCTGCGCGGGCGCGCGGGGGAGCGCGGCGTGCTCACCGAGGCGACCGATCGTCTCATGGCGGCCATCACCGCGCTGTTGGAAGAGGTGCGCGACGAGAAGGCTCCGCCGACACGGTGGAACCCGGCCGACCACGGACAGAAGGAGACAGGTCGCCTTGACTCGTAAGACGCAACCGGTGCCCATCCCTCCGCCCGGGCCCCGCGTCGCCGTGATCGGCGCAGGAAGCTGGGGCACGACCTTCGGCAAGATCCTCGCCGACGGCGGCGCTCAGGTGGTCATGTGGGCGCGGCGCCAGGAACTCGCGCACGAGATCGACGAGGCCAAACGCAACTCCCGGTATCTGTCGGGGATCAACCTGCCGCGCACGATGGGCGCGACGCATCACCTCGCCGAGGCGCTCGACGGCGCCGAGCAGGTGTTCCTCTCGGTCCCGAGCCAATCGCTGCGCGAGAACCTCAAGGCGCTGCGGCCGCTGCTGGCCGACGTCGACGTCCCCGTGGTGAGCCTGATGAAGGGCGTTGAACGGCGCACCGGTCTGCGCATGAGCCAGGTCATCGAGCAGGAGCTGCAGTGCGATCCCGACCGGATCGCCGTGGCATCCGGACCGAACCTCGCCCTCGAGATCGCGCGCGAGCAGCCCACCGCCGCGGTGATCGCCTCCAACAGCCAGGAGACGGCGGATGCGGTGGCCCGGACGGCCCGCAACAGCTATTTCCGCACCTTCGTGAACACGGACGTGATCGGCACGGAGTTCGGCGGCGTGCTGAAGAACCTCATCGCCGTGGCGATCGGCATCGTCGACGGCGTCGGCTACGGCGAGAACACCAAGGCCTCGATCATCACCCGCGGGCTCGTGGAGATGACCGACTTCGCCGTGGCGAACGGCGCGCATCCCGAGACGCTGCAGGGGCTGGCGGGCCTCGGTGATCTCATCGCGACGTGCCAGTCGCCGCTGAGCCGGAACAACACGGCGGGCCGCCTTCTCGGTCAGGGATACAGCTACCAAGACGTGGTGAAGCAGATGCAGCAGACCGCGGAGGGCCTGGCTTCGGTCGCCCCTGTGCTGCAGCTGGCTCGCGCCGCCGGCGTGGAGATGCCGATCGTCGAGCAGGTCAAGATGGTGCTGGACGGCGCCATGGACCCGCGCGACATCGCCCCGCATCTGACCACCGACGACGACACCCCGCAGGGGGAGAGGACGCAGAATGGACAAGCAGGCGGTGGTGGTGCTCTTCGGCGGGCGCTCCAGCGAGCACTCGATCAGTTCCGCAACGGCGGGAGGGGTGCTGCAGGCGATCGACCGTGATCGCTACGACGTGATCCCGGTGGGGATCACGCGCGGGGGCGCCTTCGTGCTCGAAGACGATGACCCCGCAAAGTTCCCCCTCGATGCCGAGCACCTGCCCGAGGTCGTCGACAACGGCACCCGAGTGCACTGGCCGGAGCCCGAGGGCGAGCGCACCCTGCGCGTCGTGCGCGGCGACGGGTCGACCGTCGACCTCGGCGAGATCGACGTCGTGCTGCCGCTGCTGCACGGCACGCACGGCGAGGACGGCACTCTGCAGGGCTTCTTCGACACGCTCGAGATCGCCTACGCCGGCGGCGGAGTGCTGGATTCGGCACTGTGCATGGACAAGCACTTCATGAAGATCGCGCTCCAGGCCGCCGGCATCGCGGTCGCGCCGTGGGTGACCGTGCGACGCCGGCAGTGGGACGAGGCCGCGGATCGCGTGCGCACCGAGTCCGCCGCGCTGGGTTTTCCCCAGTTCGTCAAGCCCGCGCGTGCGGGCTCGAGCGTGGGCGTGTCGAAGGTGGAGGCGCCCGGCGAGCTGGATGCCGCGTTGGCGACGGCCTTCGCCGAAGACGACAAGGTGCTGATCGAGACGGGCATCGTCGGCCGCGAGGTCGAGGTGGCCGTGCTCGACGGCGCGGAGGGACCGCGCGCCTCGGTGCCCGGTGAGATCGTGCTCACCGATCGCGGGTTCTACGACTTCGAGGGCAAGTACCTCGGCGGCGACGGCGTGGAGGTCGTGTGCCCCGCCGAGCTCACCGAGGCCGAGGTCGCCGCGATCCAGGATGCCGGCATCCGCTCGTTCGAGGCCGTCGACGGACGCGGTCTCGCGCGCGTGGACATGTTCCTCGGCGTCGACGGCGGCATCGTCGTCAATGAGCTGAACACGATGCCCGGGTTCACCCCGATCTCGATGTTCCCGAAGTGCTGGATCGCCTCGGGGCTGAGTTACCGCGACCTCATCACCGAGCTCGTCGAGGCGGGTCTGCGGCGCTGATCAGCGTCGCCAGGGGCGTTACCCGACAGCGTCGTCGGGGACGGAGTCGGGATCGGAGCAGCGGTTCTCGGCGGGGATCGTGGTCACCGCGGCGACGAGGTTGCGGTTGGCGATCACGTCGTTGGCGCTGATCCGTGCGCTGTCGATGAACAGCTGCACGGCCGGGTCGCGGCCGTAGCTGGTGAGGGTGAGCTTCGGCATCCGGGAGTCGTCGACGAGCCAGTCGACGCCCTCCAGGGTCACGCACTGCAGCTCGCTCGTGGGCTGAGCCTTGGGCAGACCGCAACGCAGCAGCACGGCGGAGTCCTCACCGGGCGCGCCCCAGGCGGCGGTCGCCTGGGCATCGGTCCATCGGCGTTCGAGGTCGCCGATGCCCTTGACGTTGTTGAGCCGCACCGAGACGTCCGCGCAGGCGGGGTCGTTCGCGGCATCCGCGGGTTCGAGATGCACGGTCGTGCTGCAGCCGGCGAGAAGCCCCGCGGCGAGCACGAGCAGACCTGCGGAGGCGAGTCGACGGGGCATGCGTCCAGGCTACCGTTGACCCCATGGCACGACTTCCGGATCACGACCCGCGCATCGCCGACGTCTCCGAGGGCGAGCTGCTGAGGGTGATCCTCGCGCGCACGCCGCAGGCCGAGCTCGCGCAGCTCGGCCCCGGCGACGACGCCGCCGTCGTCGCGGCGCCGTCGCGATCTGTCGTGGCGACGACCGACACCCTCGTGCACGGGCCCGACTTCCGCCTCGCATGGTCGAGCGGGTACGACCTCGGCTGGAAGGCCGCGGCGGTCAACCTCGCCGATGTCGCCGCGATGGGAGCCCGGCCCACTGCTCTGCTCGTGGCCCTCGCCATCCCGCGCGACATGCCCGTGTCGTTCATCGAACGGCTCGCCGACGGCCTGCGCGAGGCCTGCGTGGCGCTGGCACCGGGATGCGCCGTGGTCGGCGGCGACCTGACCGCGTCGGATGTGCTCATGATCGCCGTGACCGCGCTCGGCGACCTGGAGGGCCGGCCCGCCGTCACCCGGTCGGGCGCGCGGGCGGGAGACGTCGTCGCCCTCGCGGGGGAGCTGGGGCAGGCATCCCGAGGCCTCGGGATGCTCTTCACCCGCTTCCGCGAGGACGGCGAGCCCGTTCCCGTGGACGAGAGCGTCCTCACCGACTCCGAGCGCACGGCCCTGGCGGCGCAGCTCCGTCCGAGCCCGCCGATCGGGCTCGGCATCGTCGCGGCGCGCGCCGGGGCGACGGCCATGATGGACGTCTCCGACGGTCTGGCGCTGGATGCGCGCCGGCTCGCCCGTGCGTCGGGCGTGAGCGTGGATCTTCACGGCGACGCTCTCGGCCCGGACCGGGCGAGCGCGCTGGGAGGCGGCGAGGACCACGGCCTGCTGGCGACGTTCCCGCGCGGATCCGTGCCCGACGGCTTCCGTGTGATCGGCGATGTCGTCGCAGCGGATGAGGCGTTCTCGATCCGGTGCGACGGACGGCCCGTCGAGGAGGACGGCTGGGATCCGTATCGCGACTGGGATGCCGCTGCCGGGTGAGCTCAGTCGGTGCCGGCGGGCCGCGCCCACCACAGCACGGTGTCGCCGTACGCGCGCTCGCGCATGGACTCGAGACCCGCGGCGCTCAGCGCCGGCGCGGAGGCGCGCCGCCCTCGTTCGATGACGACGATCGCGTCGGCCGACAGCAGCGGCGCGAGGGCGAGGAGGTCGCCGTCGACGTCGTCGGGGGAGAGGTCGTAGGGCGGGTCGATGAAGACGAGGTCATACCGGGCAGCGCCTGCCCGCCGGAGGTAGGCGCGGACGGGCGACTCGTGCACGCGGGCCGTTCCGGAGACCCCGGGGGCCTTGGCGACGTGCTGGGCGTTGCGGCGCACGATCGCCGCGGCGGGCCGTGCGCGTTCGACCAGATCGGCCGAGCGGGCGCCGCGGCTGAGCGCCTCGAGGCCGAGGGCGCCCGACCCGGCGTACAGATCGAGCACGCGTGCATCCTCGATCGCGTCGGCCGATTCGAGCCCGGAGAAGAGCGACTCCCGCACCCGATCGCTCGTGGGGCGCGTGCCCGAGCCCGGCACGTCGAGGCGCAGCCCGCCCGCCGCGCCGGAGATGATTCTCGTCACCCGCTCACCCTATGCGCTCCGATCGCGCGCGCTCCGGTCGTGTCGGCACCCGAGCCTAGACTCGTGGCATGCCCGTGAGCCTGGAGACCCCGCTCGATCTCGCGGTCGGCGCAAAGAACGCGGGCGCGCTGGAGAAGGCGTTCGGCATGACGACGACGGCCGATCTGCTCGCCCACTATCCGCGCAGGTACGCGAACCGGGGCGAGCTCACGCCCATCCTCGACCTCCCGGTCGGCGAGACGGTCACGATCGTGGCCGAGGTGATGTCGGCATCCATCCGCGACATGCGCAACCGCCGCGGCGCGATGATGGAGGTCACGATCGGCGACGGCATCGGCCGGATGTCGCTGACCTTCTTCGGCAAGCATCGCAGCCAGTTGGAATGGCGCGAGAAAGAGCTGCGCATCGGACGTCGCGGTGTCTTCTCGGGCAAGGTCGGGCGGTACAAGGGGGTCACCCAGTTCGCGCATCCGCAGTACGAGCTGTTCGATGATGAGCTCGAGGCGCGCACCAAGGCCGACACGATGGTCACCATTCCCATCCCCATCTATCCCGCCACGGCCGCATTGGCCACCTGGCAGATCCAGCGGATGGTCGAGACCGTGCTCGACGAGCTGGGAGACGTGCCTGAGCCGCTCCCGGAGACCCTTCGACGCGAGGAGGGGCTGCTGGATGCGCGCACCGCGCTCGAGCGCATCCACCGCCCGCGCACACGAGACCAGATCGCCCCCGCCGTGCGCACGCTGCGCATGCACGAGGCCCTCACGCTGCAGGCGGCGCTGCTCGAGCAGCGCCAGCGGGTGCGCTCGCTCGCGGCCGTGCGGCGGGAGGCGGCGCCGGGCGGGCTTCTGGAGCGCTTCGACGCCGCGCTGCCCTTCGCGCTCACCGACGATCAGCGCGCGGTGGGCGGGACCATCGCGGCCGACCTCGTCGCCGGGGCTCCGATGAACCGGCTCGTGCAGGGCGAAGTGGGATCGGGAAAGACGCTCGTGGCGCTGCGCGCGATGCTGCAGGTCGCCGAGTCCGGCGGTCAGGCGGCGCTCATCGCCCCCACCGAGGTGCTCGCGGCCCAGCACCTGCGCTCGATCACGGCCATGCTCGGCCCGCAGCTCGCCCCCGAGGTGATGCCCACTTTGCTGACCGGACAAATGGGCGCCGCCGCGCGTCGCAAGGCGGCGCTGCGTGTGGCCGCGGGCCAGTCCCTCATCGTGGTCGGCACCCACGCGCTCCTCGGCGAGAAGACCACGTTCGCCGACCTCGGGCTCGTCGTCGTCGACGAGCAGCATCGCTTCGGCGTCGAACAGCGCGAGGCGCTGCGGGCCAAAGGCACGAGCCCGCACGCGCTCGTGCTCACCGCGACGCCGATTCCCCGCACGGTGGCCATGACGGTGTTCGGCGACCTCGACACCTCGGTGATCCGCAGCATGCCGCCCGGGCGTGCGGGGATCGAGACGTTCGTCGCGCCGCTCGCCGATCATCCCGGCTGGTTCTCGCGGGTGTGGGAACGTGCAGCCGAAGAAGTGGAGCAGGGGCGGCAGGTGTTCGCCGTGTGCGCTGCGATCGACACCGACAAGCAGGGCGCCGTGGAGCAGGGCACGGTCGATCCCGGTGTCGAAGTCGACCCGGGCGTCGACGACGGCGAGGCTCCGACGGGACCGCGGTGGGGAGTGGTGCAGCTGCTCGCCGCGCTCGCGGTGCATCCGCGCATCGGCGGGTTGCGCGTGGCGGGACTGCACGGTCGGATGCCGGCCGACGAGAAGGACGCCGTGATGCGCTCGTTCGCACGCGGCGAGATCGATGTGCTGGTCGCCACGACGGTCATCGAGGTGGGCGTCGACGTCCCCAACGCATCGACCATGATCGTGCATGACGCCGACCGGTTCGGCGTATCGCAGCTGCACCAGCTCCGCGGCCGCGTCGGGCGCGGAAGTGTCCCAGGGCTCTGCCTGCTCGTCACCGAAGCCGAGCAGGGGACGACGGCGCGGGAGCGCGTCGAGGCGGTCGCCGCGACCCTCGACGGCTTCGTGCTCGCCGAGGTCGATCTGGAGCTGCGCGGCGAGGGCGATGTGCTCGGTGCGCAGCAGT is part of the Microbacterium pseudoresistens genome and harbors:
- a CDS encoding DUF4349 domain-containing protein, whose translation is MNTDARPPAGNRPEGPDLPALSEERIARIEEAVFERIAGERRAARPASPSKARARRRGWLTAAGVAAAFAVGVVVTPAALNGLGAAAGGADAASESPNAGWHLVTGDDSRESADMGGGAAGSVAEAPAAATREVIVNGSATLRVDELRTAADAITALAAEHGGRVESLRIGSDDAAPTDSAVRPRGSGWVTVRVPAADLVEVMTVLDGIGTVLSTSVDETDVTGSAVDLRARISAAEASVQRLTELMAQAGSVADLLEAESTLTDRQAELEGYRQQLDDLEDQVAMSSLSVSLTETPPAASADPTGFGEGVAAGWAGFLAALNGLVIVLGFLVPWLAAAAVVGAIVWAVVRVRRARLGARTRDEARPNT
- a CDS encoding sigma-70 family RNA polymerase sigma factor, whose protein sequence is MRPVYWLAHGILEDPGEAEDVVQETFVVAWRKLPGLVLAGDSLLPWLATICRFQSANRLRRIRRDRARTTEAPDETIPDPVDVEEQVVTAELAARIADELGGMSALDREIFRLCATEGYAYGAAAEELGVSHAVIRNRLSRVRTRLRGTVTKTEPA
- a CDS encoding TerC/Alx family metal homeostasis membrane protein gives rise to the protein MEIPVWFEITSMAVVVAILIGDLLLIRLRPHIPSAKESTLWVVFYVSLALIFAGLLWAVSGGHTAGDFITGWALEYSLSIDNLFVFVLIMGQFAVPRRLQQQVLMIGIIIALVLRGIFILLGVAVIEHFSPIFYLFGAFLIWTAIRQAMPEGDHDDDVRRENFLVRLIRRGVDISDEYDGNRLRTVVDGKRMFTPMVIVFVAIGVTDLMFAVDSIPAIFSITSNGFIVFTANVFALMGLRQLYFLLGGLLDKLRYLHYGIAVILGFIGVKLILHAMNHNELAFINGGKPIEWAPDISTWASLGVIVVSMTVATVASLIAAAKDKRAAARDDPAVHG
- the leuC gene encoding 3-isopropylmalate dehydratase large subunit; the encoded protein is MSTEANTSIRPRTLAEKLWDDHLVVKGENGEPDLIYIDLHLVHEVTSPQAFDGLRSEGRPLRRLDLTIATEDHNTPTLDIDKPIADLTSRTQIETLRRNAEEFGVRLHPLGDAEQGIVHVVGPQLGLTMPGITVVCGDSHTSTHGAFGSMAFGIGTSEVEHVMATQTLPLKPFKTMAITVEGELRPGVTAKDIILAVIAKIGTGGGQGYVLEYRGSAIRSLSMEGRMTICNMSIEAGARAGMVAPDETTFAYVRGREHAPKGQDWEDAVAYWKTLPTDEGAVFDAEVFIDANELEPFVTWGTNPGQGSSLSSSVPNPAEIADPNQRASAERALEYMDLTPGTPLKEIAVDAVFMGSCTNSRIEDLRAFASIIKGKKKAEGVRVMVVPGSARVRLEAEAEGLDKVFTEFGAEWRFAGCSMCLGMNPDQLAPGERCASTSNRNFEGRQGKGGRTHLVSPLVAAATAVRGTLSSPGDLEADALATAGTEQGAR
- the leuD gene encoding 3-isopropylmalate dehydratase small subunit, with protein sequence MEKFTTHTGIAAPLKRSNVDTDQIIPAVFLKRVTKTGFDDALFHAWRQDPDFVLNQEPFQGASVLVAGPDFGTGSSREHAVWALRDFGFTVVLSPRFADIFRGNSGKQGLLAATIDEADLERIWALIDEEPGRSITVDLESRTARIGDFQADIGVDDYTRWRLLEGLDDIGLTLRNEDKIAQFEARREAWRPRTLPVH
- the murA gene encoding UDP-N-acetylglucosamine 1-carboxyvinyltransferase codes for the protein MQDDTIVDAGTSLSGDVLAIRGGHPLRGRVDVKGAKNLATKAMVASLLGETSSVLRDVPVLSDVAVVRSLLEVHGVRVSEGDETGSLVLDPRDVESAHFEEIDAHAGASRIPILFCGPLLHRLGQAFIPDLGGCRIGDRPIDFHLDALRKFGAIVEKLPSGIRLSAPDGLKGANIHLPYPSVGATEQVLLTAVRAKGETELRNAAIEPEIMDLIALLQKMGAIISYEPNRVILIEGVETLRGYDHRCIFDRNEAASWASAAIATDGEIFVGGAKQQEMLTFLNVFRKAGGWFDVHEDGILFRRAGDLQPVIIETDVHPGFMTDWQQPLTVALTQAHGRSIVHETVYENRMGFTDALVKMGADIVVHPHGLQDGPRRVPRRDLEQAAVITGPTPLRGAKIVVPDLRGGYSHVIAALTASGESTVSGVDILNRGYEKFLAKLGALGADFDVLG
- a CDS encoding lysophospholipid acyltransferase family protein, which produces MAGASQEKTRPSLFWLLAVVVVPIVSFLARVEIRGREKLPLKGPFVLAPNHYSEFDPLIVALAVWRMGRAPRFMAKESLFRIPVVGAALRRTGMIPVARSSSAAAAKATMAQSATLVEHGRGVIVYPEGTLTRDPDLWPMRGKSGAVRLALAGEIPLIPMVQWGTQKIMGRYGKSISFWPPRKRVQVVVGDPVDLSDLRGRAGERGVLTEATDRLMAAITALLEEVRDEKAPPTRWNPADHGQKETGRLDS